In Hyalangium minutum, a single window of DNA contains:
- the bamA gene encoding outer membrane protein assembly factor BamA, translating to MRSPVLSLKTLLPLFALTLWALVPGRALAQAETGAPPASPARQTQAPNTATPPADAPVDEDATTAEELSERVVEVRIEGNRRVEAEAIRRALVTKEGSVYDPLRTADDLRAVWGLGYFTDVQLLVQHLPKGIAYVVRVQERPAVRSVKLSGNDELSNDDLKEQIDVKPATILDMDAVRSTVKKVQEKYVEKGYFLAEVSYRLDPVEGGANVDVVIVINEHAKVMVKEITFIGAHQVTPETLKAVMVTREGGYFSFLTSEGTYREEAFQRDLAVIQATYYDYGFINVRIEKPVISLSADKRYIYITLKVTEGEPYDIGKLGFGGDLIVAEEGLAAKMTSAKGERFNRSKLSQDILTITDVYYDQGYAYANINPVTAVNADTKTVDLTFDIQKGPQVTIERIDVIGNTKTRDKVIRRELRVYEGELYNGTGVRRSKERVTALGFFETVDITQKPGSADDRIVLQVEVKEKATGTFQVGLGFSNVENFIFTAQVSQNNFLGWGQSVSASAQISGLKSLIQLSFYDPYFLDTQYLLSADFFRVDADYDGFVRRSTGGSLSLGYQFVDDLLGTVGYTREYVDVEAGQALGSVLLANQFLSGVTSAARLSLSFDRRDNRLFPSRGFIHYGSVEFAPKLLGGTFLYTRYTAYSRLYFPMPLGFVFKTNATVGYIQQLESDSPLPISELYYLGGINTVRGYFLRSISPTLTVPRSESPDATVTEFRTGGNKQLILNLELEFPVFEKAGIRGVLFYDAGNAFARNERFFQDRQDKVPLGLFHSVGFGFRWFSPVGPLRFEWGFPLTKRPEDEPYLFEFTIGNFF from the coding sequence TTGAGGTCTCCCGTTCTGTCTCTGAAGACGCTCCTGCCTCTGTTCGCGCTGACCCTGTGGGCGCTCGTACCCGGCCGTGCGCTCGCACAGGCGGAGACGGGTGCGCCCCCGGCGTCCCCTGCGCGGCAGACCCAGGCCCCTAATACCGCCACGCCTCCCGCGGATGCTCCGGTGGACGAGGACGCGACGACCGCCGAGGAGCTGAGCGAGCGCGTCGTCGAGGTCCGCATCGAAGGCAACCGCCGCGTCGAGGCCGAGGCCATCCGCCGCGCCCTCGTGACGAAGGAGGGCTCTGTCTACGATCCGCTCCGCACGGCCGACGATCTCCGGGCCGTCTGGGGCCTGGGCTACTTCACGGATGTTCAGCTGCTGGTGCAGCACCTGCCCAAGGGCATCGCCTACGTGGTGCGCGTGCAGGAGCGCCCCGCTGTTCGCTCCGTGAAGCTGAGCGGCAACGATGAGCTGAGCAACGACGATCTGAAGGAACAGATCGACGTGAAGCCCGCCACCATCCTGGACATGGACGCCGTGCGCTCCACGGTGAAGAAGGTCCAGGAGAAGTACGTGGAGAAGGGCTACTTCCTGGCGGAGGTCTCCTACCGGCTGGACCCCGTGGAGGGCGGCGCCAACGTCGACGTGGTGATCGTCATCAACGAGCACGCCAAGGTGATGGTGAAGGAGATCACCTTCATTGGCGCGCACCAGGTGACGCCGGAGACGCTCAAGGCGGTGATGGTGACCCGCGAGGGCGGCTACTTCTCCTTCCTCACCAGCGAGGGCACCTACCGCGAGGAGGCCTTCCAGCGTGACCTGGCCGTCATCCAGGCCACTTATTACGACTACGGCTTCATCAACGTCCGCATCGAAAAGCCGGTCATCTCGCTGTCGGCGGACAAGCGCTACATCTACATCACCCTCAAGGTGACCGAGGGCGAGCCGTACGACATCGGCAAGCTGGGCTTCGGAGGAGACCTGATCGTCGCCGAGGAGGGCCTGGCGGCGAAGATGACGTCCGCGAAGGGCGAGCGCTTCAACCGCTCCAAGCTGTCGCAGGACATCCTGACGATCACGGACGTCTACTACGACCAGGGCTATGCCTACGCGAACATCAACCCCGTCACCGCGGTGAACGCGGACACGAAGACGGTGGACCTGACGTTCGACATCCAGAAGGGCCCGCAAGTCACGATCGAGCGCATCGACGTCATCGGCAACACGAAGACGCGCGACAAGGTCATCCGCCGCGAGCTGCGCGTCTACGAGGGCGAGCTCTACAACGGCACGGGTGTGCGCCGCAGCAAGGAGCGCGTCACGGCGCTGGGCTTCTTCGAGACGGTGGACATCACCCAGAAGCCGGGCAGCGCGGACGACAGGATCGTCCTCCAGGTGGAGGTGAAGGAGAAGGCCACCGGTACCTTCCAGGTGGGCCTGGGCTTCTCCAACGTGGAGAACTTCATCTTCACGGCGCAGGTGTCCCAGAACAACTTCCTGGGGTGGGGGCAGAGCGTCTCGGCCTCGGCGCAGATCTCCGGCCTCAAGTCGCTCATCCAGCTGTCCTTCTACGATCCGTACTTCCTGGACACGCAGTACCTGCTGTCCGCGGACTTCTTCCGGGTGGACGCGGACTATGACGGCTTCGTGCGTCGCTCCACGGGCGGCAGCCTCTCGCTGGGCTACCAGTTCGTGGACGACCTGCTGGGCACCGTGGGCTACACCCGCGAGTACGTGGACGTGGAGGCCGGCCAGGCGCTGGGCTCGGTGCTGCTGGCCAACCAGTTCCTCAGCGGTGTCACCAGCGCCGCGCGCCTGTCGCTCTCGTTCGATCGCCGCGACAACCGCCTGTTCCCGTCGCGCGGCTTCATCCACTACGGCTCGGTGGAGTTCGCCCCGAAGCTCCTGGGCGGCACGTTCCTCTACACGCGCTACACGGCGTACTCGCGCCTGTACTTCCCCATGCCGCTGGGCTTCGTCTTCAAGACGAACGCCACGGTGGGCTACATCCAGCAACTGGAGTCGGACAGCCCGCTGCCGATCTCCGAGCTCTACTACCTGGGCGGCATCAACACCGTGCGCGGCTATTTCCTGCGCAGCATCAGCCCCACGCTGACGGTGCCCCGCTCCGAGTCGCCCGACGCCACCGTCACCGAGTTCCGCACGGGCGGCAACAAGCAGCTCATCCTCAACCTGGAGCTGGAGTTCCCCGTGTTCGAGAAGGCCGGCATCCGCGGCGTGCTCTTCTATGACGCGGGTAATGCCTTCGCGCGCAACGAGCGCTTCTTCCAGGACCGGCAGGACAAGGTGCCGCTCGGCCTCTTCCACTCCGTGGGCTTCGGGTTCCGCTGGTTCTCCCCGGTAGGCCCGCTGCGCTTCGAGTGGGGCTTCCCCCTGACCAAGCGTCCGGAAGATGAGCCCTACCTCTTCGAGTTCACCATCGGCAACTTCTTCTGA
- the lpxD gene encoding UDP-3-O-(3-hydroxymyristoyl)glucosamine N-acyltransferase has protein sequence MNRTSTPRRLGELATHVAGELLGDASLLIHGLNGLVEAGSGDVSFYGNTKYRKQYEATKASAVLVGSDAPARQGVALIRVPNPHLAFARLLTLFHAPPRPAPGVSPQAHVHPEARVHPEATVMAGATVEKAASVGARSVLYPGAYVGEGATVGEDCLLYPNVAVREGCQVGSRVILHASCVVGADGFGFAFNAEGENGPEHYKIPQTGIVRIEDDVEVGACTCIDRATLGETVIGRGTKIDNLVQIAHNVKVGPLSLICAQAGVSGSAELGTGVVLAGQVGVVGHIRVGDLAKVGAQSGVAHDVEDGQVVSGSPAVPHRDWLKNSAALGQLGDLLKEVRALRRRVELLEKEKGG, from the coding sequence GTGAACCGCACGTCTACGCCGCGCAGGCTGGGAGAGCTCGCCACCCATGTGGCAGGTGAGCTCCTGGGAGACGCCAGCCTGCTGATCCATGGCCTCAATGGGCTCGTCGAGGCGGGCTCTGGGGACGTGTCCTTCTACGGCAATACGAAGTACCGGAAGCAGTACGAGGCGACGAAGGCCTCCGCCGTGCTGGTGGGCTCCGACGCGCCGGCCCGCCAGGGCGTGGCGCTCATCCGGGTCCCCAACCCGCACCTGGCCTTCGCCCGGCTGCTGACGCTGTTTCACGCGCCGCCGCGCCCCGCTCCCGGGGTGAGCCCTCAGGCGCACGTTCACCCGGAGGCTCGGGTCCATCCCGAAGCCACGGTGATGGCGGGCGCCACGGTGGAGAAGGCTGCCAGCGTGGGCGCTCGCTCCGTCCTCTACCCCGGTGCCTACGTGGGCGAGGGAGCTACGGTAGGCGAGGACTGCCTGCTCTATCCCAATGTCGCCGTGCGCGAGGGCTGCCAGGTGGGCTCGCGCGTCATCCTCCACGCCTCGTGCGTGGTGGGGGCGGACGGCTTCGGCTTTGCGTTCAACGCCGAGGGCGAGAACGGGCCGGAGCACTACAAGATCCCGCAGACAGGCATCGTCCGCATCGAGGATGATGTGGAAGTGGGCGCGTGCACCTGCATCGACCGGGCGACGCTGGGCGAGACGGTGATCGGCCGCGGGACGAAGATCGACAATCTGGTGCAGATCGCCCACAACGTGAAGGTGGGCCCGCTGTCGCTCATCTGCGCGCAGGCGGGCGTGTCCGGCTCGGCCGAGCTGGGCACCGGCGTGGTGCTGGCGGGGCAGGTGGGCGTGGTGGGCCACATCCGCGTGGGTGACCTGGCCAAGGTGGGCGCCCAGTCGGGTGTGGCGCATGACGTGGAGGATGGGCAGGTGGTCTCCGGCAGCCCAGCCGTGCCGCACCGGGACTGGCTGAAGAACTCGGCGGCGCTGGGCCAGCTGGGAGATCTGCTCAAGGAAGTGCGAGCCCTGCGCCGCAGGGTAGAGCTGCTCGAGAAGGAGAAGGGCGGATGA
- a CDS encoding ABC transporter permease yields the protein MQTAERQTVYRWGLIWAGSLVALVGFVLLGVAVSRSQAWAEVASSLGVSLMGWGSLLSTLNALSIIPVELGLKQPLALGGTQFLVAGTLAWLAGWGILAAGIRRAPATTEGPSPAAGATLYPRLAGYRDFYWSTLGAYGGGVLLAEMVLILLQTLLSSGVQLDEATAASSSWKLAPPWAFAVALLVACGVAFISGAIGAARAKRLSLPEATIGVFYLGLPIPILLTLLDRVSILQARLGPLLREVTYVAGLIGRPELSYWLVFGLLVLMLVLGINSGFVAAGSGRLDLRAGFELFVARRHVAVFRPSLLLGTMAVLMLGIVPPLLIYGIVRAVEAAVERTRIRALGLADPLAAAEALHKLKLREQSPTMMMTALSVGGVGVGVMALIVVLSVMSGFEIDLQQKILGTHAHAVVSKYAGDLPEYPKLMEQIAKVPGVIGQSPFITNQVMIVSDGNVDGVVIKGIDPDTVGSVTDLPGYMLPGGSLEYLKKPELILSDRVRRGAGGPMLDDKPAGGQGSGTQSAPEEEEEEDPIIGKRTKPAQEQVLAGIVLGRELAAALRVVVGDKVNIVSPLGTELGPQGPMPKSRVFRVAGVFYSGMYEYDAKFVYILLDEAAKFFDVKGANGIDLKVADIDDARHIAAEVVRKLGSYPYRARDWSETNRNLFSALRLEKLVMGIILSIIIIVAAGLIVATVIMLVLEKRKEISVLKALGVPDGGIVKIFLAEGLQIGVAGGLLGLLSGLAWCLFIEKVGIKLDPQVYYIPALPVKIEPVQTILAVVIAVLVTYLASIYPALKASSVEPVEGLKAE from the coding sequence GTGCAAACCGCTGAACGGCAGACCGTCTATCGCTGGGGCCTCATCTGGGCCGGCTCGCTCGTGGCCCTCGTGGGCTTCGTGCTGCTCGGGGTGGCTGTTTCCCGTTCTCAGGCCTGGGCCGAGGTGGCCAGCTCGCTCGGTGTGTCGCTCATGGGGTGGGGCAGTCTCCTGTCCACCCTCAACGCCCTGTCCATCATCCCGGTCGAGCTCGGGCTGAAGCAGCCGCTGGCGCTCGGGGGCACGCAGTTCCTCGTGGCGGGCACGCTCGCCTGGCTGGCCGGCTGGGGCATCCTGGCTGCGGGCATTCGCCGGGCTCCGGCTACCACCGAGGGCCCGAGCCCCGCCGCGGGAGCCACGCTGTACCCCCGGCTCGCGGGCTATCGGGACTTCTACTGGAGCACGTTGGGGGCCTACGGCGGCGGTGTCCTGCTGGCGGAGATGGTCCTCATCCTGCTGCAGACGCTGCTCTCCAGCGGCGTGCAACTGGACGAGGCGACAGCGGCCTCCAGCTCGTGGAAGCTGGCGCCTCCTTGGGCCTTCGCGGTGGCGCTCCTGGTGGCGTGCGGCGTGGCGTTCATCTCGGGAGCTATCGGCGCGGCGCGGGCCAAGCGGCTGTCGCTGCCCGAGGCCACCATCGGTGTCTTCTACCTGGGCCTGCCCATCCCCATCCTGCTCACGCTGCTGGATCGGGTGAGCATCCTCCAGGCTCGCCTGGGGCCCCTGCTGCGTGAAGTCACCTACGTCGCGGGTCTCATCGGCCGCCCCGAGCTGTCCTACTGGCTGGTGTTCGGGCTGCTCGTGCTGATGCTGGTGCTCGGCATCAACTCCGGCTTCGTCGCAGCGGGCAGCGGCCGGTTGGATCTGCGCGCGGGCTTCGAGCTGTTCGTGGCCCGCCGGCATGTGGCGGTGTTCCGCCCCTCGCTGCTGCTGGGCACCATGGCGGTGCTGATGCTGGGCATCGTCCCGCCGCTGCTCATCTACGGCATCGTCCGGGCAGTGGAGGCCGCGGTCGAGCGCACCCGTATCCGCGCCCTGGGCCTGGCCGATCCGCTCGCCGCCGCCGAGGCGCTCCACAAGCTCAAGCTGCGCGAGCAGTCGCCCACGATGATGATGACGGCGCTGTCCGTGGGCGGCGTCGGCGTGGGCGTGATGGCGCTCATCGTCGTGCTGTCGGTGATGAGCGGCTTCGAGATCGATCTGCAGCAGAAGATCCTCGGCACGCACGCGCACGCGGTGGTGTCCAAGTACGCGGGAGACCTGCCCGAGTACCCCAAGCTGATGGAGCAGATCGCCAAGGTGCCCGGCGTCATCGGCCAGTCGCCGTTCATCACCAACCAGGTGATGATCGTCTCGGACGGCAACGTGGACGGCGTGGTCATCAAGGGCATCGATCCGGACACGGTGGGCTCGGTGACGGACCTGCCGGGGTACATGCTGCCGGGCGGCTCGCTGGAGTACCTCAAGAAGCCGGAGCTCATCCTCTCTGACCGCGTGCGCCGAGGCGCGGGCGGGCCCATGCTGGACGACAAGCCCGCGGGCGGGCAGGGCTCCGGCACGCAGAGCGCTCCCGAGGAGGAAGAGGAGGAGGACCCCATCATCGGCAAGAGGACGAAGCCGGCACAGGAGCAGGTGCTGGCGGGCATCGTCCTCGGGCGCGAGCTGGCCGCAGCCCTGCGCGTGGTGGTGGGCGACAAGGTGAACATCGTCTCGCCGCTGGGCACGGAGCTGGGGCCGCAGGGGCCCATGCCGAAGAGCCGCGTATTCCGCGTGGCTGGCGTCTTCTACTCGGGCATGTACGAGTATGACGCCAAGTTCGTCTACATCTTGCTGGACGAGGCCGCGAAGTTCTTCGACGTGAAGGGCGCCAACGGCATCGATCTCAAGGTGGCGGACATCGACGACGCGCGGCACATCGCCGCCGAGGTGGTCCGCAAGCTGGGCAGCTACCCCTACCGGGCTCGCGACTGGAGCGAGACCAACCGCAACCTCTTCTCCGCGCTGCGCCTGGAGAAGCTGGTGATGGGCATCATCCTCTCCATCATCATCATCGTGGCCGCGGGGCTCATCGTCGCCACGGTCATCATGCTGGTGCTGGAGAAGCGCAAGGAGATCTCCGTCCTCAAGGCGCTGGGCGTGCCCGACGGCGGCATCGTGAAGATCTTCCTCGCGGAGGGCCTGCAGATTGGCGTGGCCGGAGGCCTGCTGGGGCTGTTGTCCGGCCTGGCCTGGTGCCTCTTCATCGAGAAAGTGGGCATCAAGCTGGACCCGCAGGTCTATTACATCCCCGCGCTGCCGGTGAAGATCGAGCCCGTGCAGACGATCCTGGCCGTGGTCATCGCGGTGCTCGTCACGTACCTGGCCTCCATCTATCCGGCGCTCAAGGCCAGCAGTGTGGAGCCGGTCGAAGGGCTCAAGGCGGAGTAG
- a CDS encoding ABC transporter ATP-binding protein → MAFLSIRNVFKSYFLHGKRIDVLRAVSLDIERGELVSLVGPSGAGKSTFLHVLGTLDAPAAGEVFFEGRSVFAMSDAEIAEFRNRTIGFVFQSHYLLPEFTALENVAMPALVQRADRAKTYATARELLERVGLGSRVDHKPGELSGGEAQRVALARALVLQPAVLLADEPTGNLDPATGEGIHQLLRDVNRDLGITAVVVTHNETLARSMPRRLRLAGGQVTDA, encoded by the coding sequence ATGGCATTCCTCTCCATCCGCAACGTCTTCAAGAGCTACTTCCTGCACGGCAAGCGCATCGACGTGCTGCGCGCCGTCTCGCTGGACATCGAGCGCGGCGAGCTGGTGAGCCTCGTGGGGCCCTCCGGCGCAGGCAAGAGCACCTTCCTCCACGTGCTGGGCACCCTGGACGCCCCGGCCGCTGGCGAGGTGTTCTTCGAGGGCCGCTCCGTGTTCGCCATGAGCGACGCGGAGATCGCCGAGTTCCGCAACCGCACCATCGGCTTCGTCTTCCAGAGCCACTACCTGCTGCCGGAGTTCACCGCCCTGGAGAACGTGGCCATGCCGGCGCTCGTGCAGCGGGCGGACCGGGCCAAGACGTACGCCACGGCCCGCGAGCTGCTGGAGCGGGTGGGGCTGGGCTCCCGTGTGGACCACAAGCCCGGCGAGCTCTCCGGCGGCGAGGCCCAGCGCGTTGCCCTGGCCCGCGCCCTGGTGCTCCAGCCTGCCGTCTTGCTGGCCGACGAGCCGACCGGCAACCTGGACCCGGCCACCGGCGAGGGCATCCACCAGCTCTTGAGGGATGTGAACCGGGACCTGGGCATCACGGCGGTGGTCGTCACCCACAACGAGACGCTGGCCCGGTCCATGCCTCGGCGCCTGCGCCTTGCAGGCGGGCAGGTGACGGACGCGTGA
- a CDS encoding OmpH family outer membrane protein, giving the protein MSLRSTLAVLTAALSFALPVAASAQSVKFGYVDYQQVLLAVEDGKAAKTRLQKWLEDRQKEIDREQEALRKEKETLDKQASAMSDDTRMQKGAELQRKVMELAQKWDRYRSEAAGRERQEMEPIVDKIDGVIAKIAERDGFSFIFEKRDSGLVYAQTQYDLSNEVIRAYNALPKTAAPKAPAAPKDAPVAKDAPKK; this is encoded by the coding sequence ATGTCGCTTCGAAGCACCCTGGCGGTCCTGACCGCCGCTCTGTCGTTTGCCCTCCCGGTCGCTGCCTCCGCGCAGTCCGTGAAGTTCGGCTACGTGGACTACCAGCAGGTCCTCCTGGCGGTGGAGGACGGCAAGGCCGCCAAGACTCGCCTCCAGAAGTGGCTGGAGGACCGGCAGAAGGAGATCGACCGGGAGCAGGAGGCCCTCCGCAAGGAGAAGGAGACCCTGGACAAGCAGGCCAGCGCCATGAGCGACGACACGCGCATGCAGAAGGGCGCCGAGCTGCAGAGGAAGGTGATGGAGCTGGCCCAGAAGTGGGACCGCTACCGCTCAGAGGCCGCCGGCCGCGAGCGCCAGGAGATGGAGCCCATCGTCGACAAGATCGACGGCGTCATCGCGAAGATCGCCGAGCGCGATGGCTTCTCCTTCATCTTCGAGAAGCGGGACTCCGGTCTGGTGTACGCGCAGACGCAGTACGACCTGTCTAACGAGGTCATCCGCGCCTACAACGCCCTGCCCAAGACCGCGGCTCCCAAGGCTCCGGCCGCTCCGAAGGACGCGCCGGTAGCCAAGGACGCCCCCAAGAAGTAG